A section of the Gloeocapsa sp. DLM2.Bin57 genome encodes:
- a CDS encoding Uma2 family endonuclease, producing the protein MIFQIDNSKQTEITYPDSDGQPMADNTLQFRWLTTIKENLEWLFADNNQVFVAGDLLWYPVEGDNKIRQAPDIMVVFGRPKGDRGSYQQWLEDNIPPQVVFEILSPGNRQGEMNRKLLFYQKYGVEEYYLYDPQHQDLSGLIRVEEELVPIEEMLGWVSPRLQIRFEMDTQLRLYHPNGELFSTYTEVKQRADTEKQRADTEKQRADTEKQRAEKLAAKLRELGLNPDEIS; encoded by the coding sequence ATGATTTTTCAAATTGACAATAGCAAGCAAACAGAAATTACTTATCCCGATAGTGATGGTCAACCCATGGCAGATAATACTCTTCAATTTCGTTGGCTAACCACCATTAAAGAGAATTTAGAGTGGTTATTTGCAGATAATAACCAAGTCTTCGTCGCAGGAGATTTACTCTGGTATCCCGTAGAAGGAGACAATAAAATCAGACAAGCACCAGATATTATGGTAGTATTTGGCAGACCAAAAGGAGATCGCGGTTCATATCAACAATGGTTAGAAGACAACATCCCACCCCAAGTAGTCTTTGAAATCCTCTCACCAGGTAATAGACAAGGGGAAATGAATCGCAAACTGTTGTTTTATCAAAAATATGGTGTAGAAGAATATTATCTCTATGATCCACAACATCAAGACTTAAGTGGTTTAATCAGAGTAGAAGAAGAATTAGTCCCCATTGAAGAAATGCTTGGTTGGGTAAGTCCACGTTTACAGATTCGATTTGAAATGGATACTCAATTAAGATTGTATCACCCTAATGGTGAGTTATTCTCTACTTATACAGAAGTTAAACAACGCGCAGATACAGAAAAACAACGCGCAGATACAGAAAAACAACGCGCAGATACAGAAAAACAAAGGGCTGAGAAATTAGCAGCCAAGTTACGAGAATTAGGCTTAAATCCCGATGAAATTAGCTAA
- a CDS encoding 1-acyl-sn-glycerol-3-phosphate acyltransferase: protein MNSASREREPRVNLLLYHLFKWSVVAPTFHVYFRGNIQGAENVPKTGPLVVVSNHASYFDPPILSNCVGRPVAFMAKEELFSIPILKQSISLYGAYPVKRGASDRAAIKAALTMLNQGWAVGIFLEGTRTPDGCIYEPKLGAALIAAKAKAPLLPISLQGTQGILPKGKRLPQSVPLTVRIGEVIPAPTSTNKADLEAVTTKCATIINKMLID from the coding sequence ATGAATTCAGCGTCTAGAGAAAGAGAGCCTAGGGTCAATCTATTATTGTACCACTTATTTAAGTGGTCTGTGGTTGCTCCCACCTTTCATGTTTATTTTAGGGGCAATATTCAGGGTGCAGAAAATGTCCCTAAAACAGGACCATTAGTGGTAGTAAGCAATCACGCTAGTTATTTTGATCCACCCATTCTATCTAATTGCGTTGGTCGCCCTGTTGCTTTTATGGCGAAAGAAGAGTTATTCTCTATACCTATACTGAAACAGAGTATTAGCTTATATGGTGCTTACCCCGTTAAAAGAGGAGCAAGCGATCGCGCAGCTATTAAAGCTGCTTTGACTATGTTAAACCAAGGATGGGCTGTAGGTATATTTTTAGAAGGAACACGTACCCCCGATGGTTGTATCTATGAACCCAAATTAGGGGCGGCTTTAATTGCAGCTAAAGCTAAAGCCCCCCTATTACCCATAAGTTTACAAGGAACTCAAGGTATTTTACCCAAAGGCAAACGATTACCCCAATCTGTACCCCTAACTGTAAGAATTGGCGAGGTCATCCCTGCACCTACATCTACTAATAAGGCTGACTTAGAAGCTGTTACTACGAAATGTGCTACAATTATTAATAAAATGCTTATTGATTAG
- the fabD gene encoding [acyl-carrier-protein] S-malonyltransferase — protein sequence MTKTAWIFPGQGSQAVGMEANLLEHPLAQERFNQAETILNWSVLELCQGDEEKLAQTLYTQPCLYVIESILAELLLKQENAPALVAGHSLGEYVALFTAGVFDFPTGLNLVKKRAQLMDSAAGGKMVAMMQFNREELEAKVAATADVVIANDNSPQQVVISGTPTAVDELVKQVKAKRAVPLKVSGAFHSPLMQEAATEFAQVLAEVEFNDAKIPVIANVNPTPAIKAEEIKTRLIQQMTGSVRWREISEYLSQQGITEVVEIGPGKVLTGLIKRTCPDLGLKNIAKIDEFSV from the coding sequence ATGACTAAAACAGCGTGGATATTTCCAGGACAAGGTTCTCAAGCAGTAGGGATGGAAGCCAATTTACTAGAACATCCTCTCGCTCAAGAGCGTTTTAATCAAGCAGAAACTATCTTAAATTGGTCAGTATTAGAACTCTGTCAAGGAGACGAAGAAAAATTAGCCCAAACTCTCTACACTCAACCCTGTTTATACGTAATTGAGTCGATTTTAGCTGAATTATTATTAAAACAGGAAAATGCACCGGCACTAGTAGCAGGTCATAGTTTAGGAGAATACGTAGCCCTCTTTACCGCAGGTGTCTTTGACTTTCCTACAGGTTTAAATCTAGTTAAAAAACGCGCTCAATTGATGGATAGCGCAGCAGGTGGCAAAATGGTAGCGATGATGCAATTTAATCGCGAAGAATTAGAAGCCAAAGTCGCAGCCACCGCTGATGTAGTTATCGCCAATGATAACAGTCCCCAACAAGTAGTAATTTCAGGAACACCCACCGCAGTAGATGAATTAGTCAAACAAGTCAAAGCTAAACGCGCCGTACCCTTAAAAGTTTCAGGAGCATTTCATTCTCCCTTAATGCAGGAAGCAGCTACAGAATTTGCCCAAGTCTTAGCAGAGGTAGAGTTTAATGACGCCAAAATCCCTGTCATAGCTAACGTTAATCCTACTCCCGCTATAAAAGCAGAAGAAATCAAAACCAGATTAATTCAACAAATGACAGGCTCAGTGCGTTGGAGAGAAATTAGTGAGTATTTAAGTCAACAAGGAATCACAGAAGTAGTAGAAATAGGTCCTGGAAAAGTACTCACAGGGTTAATCAAAAGAACTTGTCCTGATTTAGGGTTAAAAAATATCGCTAAAATCGATGAATTCAGCGTCTAG
- a CDS encoding ketoacyl-ACP synthase III produces the protein MTQSGVGIKIIGCGSATPTQVLTNEQLSQIVDTSDEWITTRTGINQRHIASANQSLASIAATAAQSALSMAKISPEAIDLIILATSTTDDLFGSASKIQSLIGATKAVAFDLTAACSGFVFALNVAASFIRSGTYQNILVIGADILSRWVDWSDRTSCILFGDGAGAVVCQATPQGDRLLACELYSDGSQNSSLNLSYQGESYPLVDNLEVAKGRFQPITMNGKEVYRFAIAKVPEVIEKVLFKANLSVEEIDWLLLHQANQRILDAVAEKLNIPPEKVLSNLTDYGNTSAASIPLALDETVRLNKIKPGDLIVLAGFGAGLTWGAAILQWGE, from the coding sequence TTGACACAATCAGGGGTAGGAATCAAAATAATTGGCTGTGGATCAGCAACGCCAACTCAAGTACTTACCAACGAACAACTTAGTCAGATAGTAGATACTTCCGATGAATGGATTACCACTCGTACAGGGATTAATCAAAGACATATAGCTTCGGCTAATCAATCTTTAGCCTCAATAGCAGCAACAGCCGCTCAATCAGCACTGTCAATGGCGAAAATCTCTCCTGAAGCCATAGACTTGATTATTTTGGCAACCTCTACCACGGATGATTTATTTGGAAGTGCAAGTAAAATTCAAAGTCTGATAGGTGCAACTAAGGCAGTAGCATTTGATTTGACAGCAGCTTGTTCAGGTTTTGTCTTCGCTTTAAATGTAGCAGCTAGTTTTATCCGTTCCGGGACATACCAGAATATTCTAGTAATTGGCGCTGATATTCTCTCTCGTTGGGTAGATTGGTCAGATCGTACTAGTTGTATTCTCTTCGGTGATGGAGCAGGTGCAGTGGTTTGTCAAGCAACCCCACAAGGCGATCGCCTTTTAGCTTGTGAACTCTACAGCGATGGTTCTCAAAATAGTTCTCTCAATCTCTCCTATCAGGGTGAATCCTACCCTCTAGTAGATAATCTTGAGGTAGCTAAAGGACGTTTTCAACCTATTACCATGAATGGAAAAGAAGTTTATCGTTTCGCTATAGCCAAAGTTCCCGAAGTAATCGAAAAAGTCCTCTTCAAAGCTAATCTCTCAGTAGAGGAAATAGATTGGTTATTACTACATCAAGCCAATCAAAGAATTCTAGACGCAGTAGCCGAAAAATTAAACATACCTCCAGAAAAAGTGCTTAGTAATTTAACAGACTATGGCAATACTTCTGCGGCCTCAATTCCTCTAGCTTTAGACGAAACCGTTAGACTCAACAAAATTAAACCAGGAGATCTCATAGTTTTAGCAGGATTTGGCGCGGGCTTAACTTGGGGTGCAGCTATTTTACAATGGGGAGAATAG
- a CDS encoding MFS transporter: MSVYPPENKNHPEVTKLNSLLSSPQPRYLPQGLIPVLQNRQFLILWGGQIFSQLADKIYLVLMIAMIASKFQRVNQSISGWVSAIMIASTIPAVLFGSLAGVYVDRWVKKSVLVLSNLLRGVLVLSLPLLLGFKTIENDLWGIPRGFWLLLVITFLISLLTQFFAPAEQATLTLIIPQKNLLGANSLYTTTIMGVLIIGFAIGDPLLALANRIATLWGLNNNMGGQLLVGGAYLLAGIVLLFLSTQEKQPHQQHKKPTFGEDIQEAINYLRQHEKVRDALIQLVILFSVFAALAVLAVSLAETIPELKAEQFGWLLAACGVGLGISATIMGNWGYQVAYSRLSWWGTLGMAVSLLGLALCTNFLWLELIMIICLGASAACIAIPMQTTIQAETPVDLRGKIFGLQNNVVNIALSLPLALAGIAENVFGLQSVLISLGAIVIVGRLICEPYQV; encoded by the coding sequence ATGTCAGTTTATCCCCCTGAAAATAAAAACCATCCCGAAGTTACCAAACTCAACTCATTATTATCCTCTCCACAACCACGTTATCTACCCCAAGGTTTAATACCAGTTTTACAAAATCGTCAATTTTTAATTCTTTGGGGAGGTCAAATCTTTTCACAACTAGCAGATAAAATCTATCTAGTCTTAATGATCGCCATGATTGCGAGCAAATTTCAAAGAGTCAATCAATCCATTAGTGGTTGGGTATCAGCAATTATGATCGCTTCTACCATCCCTGCTGTACTTTTTGGCTCTTTAGCGGGAGTATATGTAGATAGATGGGTTAAAAAAAGCGTATTAGTACTATCTAATCTCCTCAGAGGGGTTTTAGTCTTAAGTTTACCCCTATTATTGGGCTTTAAAACCATAGAAAATGACCTCTGGGGAATACCTAGGGGTTTTTGGCTATTACTGGTGATAACATTTTTAATATCTTTATTAACGCAATTTTTTGCACCAGCAGAGCAAGCAACCTTAACCCTAATTATCCCCCAGAAAAACCTACTCGGAGCTAATTCTCTCTATACAACTACCATCATGGGAGTATTAATTATCGGTTTTGCTATTGGAGATCCTCTCTTAGCATTAGCCAACCGTATCGCCACATTATGGGGATTAAATAATAATATGGGTGGACAACTATTGGTAGGGGGAGCATATCTATTAGCAGGAATAGTTTTATTATTCTTATCAACCCAAGAAAAACAACCACATCAACAGCATAAAAAACCAACTTTTGGAGAAGATATCCAAGAAGCAATTAACTACCTACGTCAACATGAAAAAGTGCGAGATGCGTTAATACAGCTAGTGATCCTTTTTTCCGTATTCGCAGCCTTAGCAGTATTAGCAGTTAGTCTAGCCGAAACCATACCCGAATTAAAAGCCGAACAATTTGGCTGGTTATTAGCAGCCTGTGGAGTAGGATTAGGCATCAGTGCTACGATAATGGGTAACTGGGGTTATCAAGTAGCCTACTCTCGTCTCAGTTGGTGGGGAACATTAGGAATGGCGGTTTCTTTACTGGGGTTAGCACTATGTACAAACTTTCTCTGGTTAGAATTAATCATGATCATTTGCTTAGGTGCTTCAGCCGCCTGCATAGCAATCCCAATGCAAACTACTATACAAGCAGAAACCCCAGTTGATTTGCGCGGTAAAATTTTTGGCTTACAGAATAACGTAGTCAATATCGCTTTATCCCTACCCTTAGCTTTAGCAGGAATTGCTGAGAATGTGTTTGGTTTACAATCAGTTTTAATCAGTTTAGGGGCGATTGTCATTGTAGGGAGATTAATTTGTGAACCCTATCAGGTATAG
- the recO gene encoding DNA repair protein RecO, which produces MSRIYKVTGINLKSIPLGEGDRLLTILTPEQGVVKAVAPGARKYQSQLRGRTDLFVVNQLVIAKGRSLDKITQAEIITSYQGLSNNLGKLAAGQYLAELTLALGLSEQPQAEIYELLTEHLTRLEQLDNQESCLPCLTHGLFHLLAIGGIAPRVNACCITEKILKPRLNQKNWQAGFSFDGGGIISLSNPSSLKIDKQIDAVELTLLQQLKTPTLPPISSIFTDSISPTTVNDAWVNVERLLRNYTQYHLGRTIRSASLIDSLSPV; this is translated from the coding sequence ATGAGTCGGATTTATAAGGTAACCGGAATAAATCTTAAAAGTATCCCCCTAGGAGAAGGCGATCGCCTGTTGACTATACTTACCCCTGAACAAGGTGTAGTCAAAGCTGTCGCACCAGGTGCGCGTAAATACCAGTCTCAATTGCGAGGACGTACTGATTTATTCGTAGTTAACCAATTAGTCATAGCTAAAGGGCGATCGCTAGATAAAATTACTCAAGCAGAAATAATCACTTCCTATCAAGGATTAAGTAATAATCTAGGTAAATTAGCAGCAGGACAATATTTAGCAGAATTAACCCTAGCTTTGGGATTAAGTGAACAACCCCAAGCAGAAATCTATGAACTACTGACAGAACATTTAACCAGATTAGAACAACTAGATAATCAAGAATCCTGTTTACCCTGTTTAACCCATGGGTTATTTCATCTACTAGCAATCGGGGGAATTGCACCGAGAGTAAATGCTTGTTGTATCACAGAAAAGATACTTAAGCCGAGATTAAATCAAAAAAATTGGCAAGCAGGTTTTAGCTTTGATGGGGGTGGAATAATTAGCCTAAGTAATCCTTCATCCCTTAAGATAGATAAACAGATTGATGCAGTAGAATTGACCTTATTACAACAACTAAAGACGCCAACACTACCGCCAATCAGTAGTATTTTTACCGACTCTATCTCCCCAACTACCGTCAACGATGCTTGGGTAAATGTAGAGCGTCTTCTACGTAATTATACGCAATATCATCTAGGTCGTACCATACGTTCGGCTAGTCTCATCGATAGTTTATCCCCTGTTTAA
- the deoC gene encoding deoxyribose-phosphate aldolase, which yields MESFDLNIAEYIDHALLDPSATPEQVEICCAQAEQYKFAAVCVYPSAVKQARELLKGKKVKVCTVIGFPTGATTGKVKLYEAQEAVENGADELDVMINLGWLKAGKSEELYQEIARICSDTGKVVKAILETNVLTNTQKRLAAEICLDAGVGYLKTCTGWFGGATVEDVKLLQKITQGRVGIKASGGIRSLEAARELLKAGATRLGTSRGVELVTTQEQNESDL from the coding sequence GTGGAATCATTTGATCTTAATATAGCTGAATATATCGATCATGCCCTACTTGATCCTAGTGCGACACCAGAACAAGTAGAAATATGTTGTGCTCAAGCTGAACAATATAAATTTGCAGCGGTATGTGTTTATCCGAGTGCGGTTAAACAAGCTAGAGAGTTATTAAAGGGTAAAAAAGTAAAAGTTTGTACAGTAATTGGCTTTCCCACAGGTGCTACAACAGGAAAGGTTAAACTATACGAAGCCCAAGAAGCCGTAGAAAATGGCGCAGATGAATTAGACGTCATGATTAACCTCGGTTGGTTAAAAGCAGGGAAATCAGAAGAGTTATACCAAGAAATCGCTCGGATTTGCTCAGATACAGGTAAAGTAGTTAAAGCGATTTTAGAAACAAACGTCTTGACTAACACCCAAAAACGATTAGCCGCGGAAATCTGCTTAGATGCGGGTGTAGGTTATCTGAAAACTTGTACTGGTTGGTTTGGAGGAGCTACAGTAGAAGATGTAAAACTATTACAGAAAATCACCCAAGGAAGAGTAGGTATAAAAGCTTCAGGAGGAATTCGTAGTCTAGAAGCAGCTAGAGAATTACTCAAAGCAGGTGCAACCCGTTTAGGTACATCTAGAGGTGTAGAATTGGTGACAACACAAGAACAAAATGAGTCGGATTTATAA
- a CDS encoding DUF3727 domain-containing protein produces MSSSQFYPANEQDDHENLTIFDSSGRSLDCYIENSLEYKDSVYLLLIPCDSPVIILKESEEDLEEYDETIIIEEEEEITTVFADAKAVLAELDLLLHHTAYTLTVTGELPPLDEEHIWNLEIEEDEPLLEQEELQWLACFYYDNERYNICAPINPLLFVAKDDPKHGLQLLSSADPELKEILQELLLDDDLDDED; encoded by the coding sequence ATGTCCTCATCTCAATTTTATCCCGCCAACGAACAAGATGACCACGAGAATTTAACTATATTTGATAGTTCAGGACGTTCTCTTGATTGTTATATCGAAAATTCTTTAGAGTATAAAGACTCGGTTTATCTACTCTTAATTCCCTGCGATTCTCCCGTGATTATTCTCAAAGAAAGTGAAGAAGATTTAGAAGAGTATGACGAAACAATAATTATCGAAGAAGAAGAAGAAATAACTACTGTTTTTGCTGATGCTAAAGCAGTTTTGGCTGAACTAGATTTATTGTTACATCATACAGCTTATACCTTAACCGTTACAGGAGAATTGCCCCCCCTTGATGAAGAACATATCTGGAATTTAGAAATAGAGGAAGACGAGCCACTTTTAGAACAAGAAGAATTACAGTGGTTAGCTTGTTTTTATTATGATAACGAAAGATATAATATCTGCGCTCCTATTAATCCTCTGTTATTTGTAGCCAAAGATGACCCTAAACATGGTTTACAATTACTATCATCAGCTGATCCAGAATTAAAAGAAATTCTGCAAGAACTATTACTTGATGATGATTTAGATGACGAAGATTAA
- the surE gene encoding 5'/3'-nucleotidase SurE produces the protein MNKPLKLLISNDDGVFALGLRTLANTCAAAGYDVTVVCPDRERSATGHGLTVHQPIRAEVVNTVFDSRITAWSCSGTPVDCVKLALNAILTTKPDFVLSGINHGSNLGNDILYSGTVSAAMEGIMEGITSIALSLASFTSKEFQVGADFALQLLQELRDQPLATPTLFNVNIPPVQAEAIAGIKLTRQGLRRYIESFEKRLDPRGKSYYWLAGEVIEEIPQPQHLHLPPSLPTDVQAIRENYITVTPLQYNLTDIHSVNSLLEENRFNHSLKFF, from the coding sequence ATGAATAAACCTCTAAAATTACTGATTAGTAACGATGATGGCGTTTTTGCCTTGGGATTACGTACTCTAGCCAATACCTGCGCCGCAGCTGGCTATGATGTTACTGTGGTCTGTCCTGATCGCGAACGTTCAGCAACAGGTCATGGTTTAACTGTACATCAACCTATTCGCGCCGAAGTCGTTAACACCGTCTTTGACTCTCGGATTACCGCTTGGTCTTGTTCGGGAACACCCGTTGATTGTGTTAAACTCGCTCTTAATGCTATTTTAACCACTAAACCCGACTTTGTCCTCTCAGGAATTAATCATGGTTCAAATCTAGGTAACGATATCCTTTATTCTGGTACTGTTTCCGCGGCAATGGAAGGAATTATGGAAGGGATTACTAGTATCGCTTTAAGTTTAGCTAGTTTTACTTCTAAAGAGTTCCAAGTAGGGGCTGATTTTGCTCTACAATTATTGCAAGAACTAAGAGATCAACCCTTAGCTACACCAACTTTATTTAACGTTAACATACCCCCTGTACAAGCAGAAGCGATCGCAGGAATTAAACTCACCCGTCAAGGTTTACGACGCTATATCGAAAGCTTTGAAAAACGTCTCGATCCTCGCGGTAAGAGTTATTATTGGTTAGCTGGTGAAGTCATCGAAGAAATTCCCCAACCCCAACACCTTCACCTTCCTCCATCTCTCCCTACCGATGTACAAGCTATCCGCGAAAATTATATTACTGTTACCCCTTTGCAATATAATCTAACAGATATTCATAGTGTTAACTCTTTGCTAGAAGAAAATAGGTTTAATCATTCTCTTAAATTTTTCTAG
- a CDS encoding phenylalanine--tRNA ligase subunit alpha has protein sequence MTTTLQEIEKQLKTLQQTAIGAIASTINTDELEKLRVNYLGKKGELSVILRSMGKLSPEDRPVIGNIANEVKEDIQTQLESQREKLQQQQLLAQLAAETLDVTMPGLSRPVGNIHPLNEMIDRILDIFVGLGYTIASGPHVETDYYNFEALNTPPDHPARDMQDTFYLPQERLLRTHTSSVQIRYMEEHEPPIRIVAPGRVYRRDTVDATHSAVFHQVEILAIDAGLTFAQLKGTIQEFIRQIFGEDLPLRFRASYFPFTEPSAEVDVQWQGKWLEVMGCGMVDPNVLTAVGYDPEIYTGFAAGLGVERFAMVLHQIDDIRRLYNSDLRFLRQFSTTI, from the coding sequence ATGACTACAACTCTCCAAGAAATTGAGAAGCAACTTAAAACTTTACAACAGACAGCCATAGGTGCGATCGCCTCTACTATTAATACAGATGAATTAGAAAAGTTACGGGTTAATTATTTAGGCAAAAAAGGGGAACTCTCGGTAATTTTGCGATCTATGGGTAAACTCTCTCCCGAGGATCGCCCTGTAATTGGTAATATTGCTAACGAAGTCAAAGAAGACATTCAAACCCAACTTGAAAGCCAAAGAGAGAAGCTGCAACAACAACAACTGCTAGCGCAACTAGCAGCAGAAACCCTGGACGTAACTATGCCCGGTCTTAGTCGCCCTGTGGGTAATATCCACCCCCTCAATGAGATGATTGACCGTATTTTGGACATTTTCGTTGGTCTTGGTTATACTATAGCTTCAGGGCCTCATGTAGAGACTGATTATTATAACTTTGAAGCGTTAAATACCCCACCTGATCATCCCGCGCGAGATATGCAGGATACTTTTTACCTTCCTCAAGAGAGACTCTTACGTACCCATACATCTTCAGTACAAATACGTTACATGGAGGAACACGAACCCCCCATTCGAATTGTCGCTCCAGGAAGGGTGTATCGACGAGATACGGTAGATGCTACTCACTCAGCGGTTTTCCATCAGGTAGAGATTTTAGCGATAGATGCGGGTTTAACCTTCGCCCAACTTAAGGGTACAATTCAAGAATTTATCCGTCAGATATTCGGTGAAGATTTACCCCTACGTTTTCGAGCTAGTTATTTCCCTTTTACTGAGCCTTCGGCTGAAGTTGATGTACAATGGCAAGGTAAATGGTTAGAAGTTATGGGCTGTGGTATGGTAGATCCTAACGTCTTAACTGCTGTAGGTTATGATCCCGAAATTTATACGGGTTTTGCTGCGGGTTTAGGTGTAGAAAGGTTCGCTATGGTGTTACATCAAATCGATGATATTCGTCGTTTATACAATAGTGATTTACGGTTTTTACGACAATTTTCTACTACTATTTAA
- a CDS encoding DUF4870 domain-containing protein, whose product MDKRKLLAILSQASIFLSSTVVSVGIPLAIYFVADDDVVKENAKESLNFHFNVWLYGIIIGVLAFFTLGLLGFILGPILLLFSIIMPILAIIQIWGNPDTPFRYPFIWRLL is encoded by the coding sequence ATGGATAAAAGAAAATTACTAGCTATTCTCTCTCAAGCCTCTATCTTTTTAAGTTCAACGGTAGTCTCTGTAGGTATTCCTTTAGCGATTTACTTTGTTGCTGATGATGATGTAGTTAAAGAAAACGCCAAGGAATCTTTAAACTTCCATTTTAATGTCTGGTTGTATGGCATTATTATCGGGGTTTTAGCCTTTTTCACCTTGGGATTACTAGGCTTTATCTTAGGACCAATTTTGTTACTATTTAGTATCATTATGCCTATTTTAGCCATAATCCAAATTTGGGGTAACCCTGATACTCCTTTCCGTTACCCTTTCATTTGGCGTTTACTTTAG
- a CDS encoding copper chaperone yields the protein MTINLKVPTIVCDGCVETITKQLQKNLPEAQVTIDIDTKTVAVETQASEATVKEIITSTGHTVE from the coding sequence ATGACTATCAATCTTAAAGTACCTACCATCGTTTGTGATGGCTGTGTTGAGACAATCACCAAACAATTACAAAAAAACTTACCAGAAGCTCAAGTTACCATAGATATTGATACTAAAACAGTTGCGGTAGAAACTCAAGCTTCTGAAGCTACGGTTAAAGAGATTATCACATCCACAGGTCATACTGTAGAATAA